In Helianthus annuus cultivar XRQ/B chromosome 8, HanXRQr2.0-SUNRISE, whole genome shotgun sequence, a single genomic region encodes these proteins:
- the LOC110907005 gene encoding uncharacterized protein LOC110907005: protein MYLQSGILPENKAEARKIQYKSEHYQMADGILYRKSYLGPLLRCVDADDANYLIREVHQGICGIHAGPRMVVAKVMNAGYYWPGMHLDAVKELRKCTGCQRHAPKTMRPKNELVPVTTAWPFQQ from the coding sequence ATGTACTTACAGTCCGGGATACTTCCAGAAAACAAAGCTGAGGCGCGAAAGATCCAATACAAATCAGAACATTATCAGATGGCAGACGGGATACTGTATCGGAAGTCATATCTTGGCCCGCTGCTAAGATGTGTTGACGCCGACGACGCGAATTATCTGATCCGGGAAGTACATCAAGGCATTTGTGGTATCCATGCCGGGCCGAGAATGGTAGTGGCAAAAGTAATGAATgccggatactactggcccgggatgcatctTGATGCCGTGAAAGAATTGAGAAAATGCACTGGCTGCCAGAGGCACGCGCCAAAGACCATGCGCCCCAAGAACGAACTGGTGCCAGTAACGaccgcatggccttttcaacAATAG